A window of Mucilaginibacter paludis DSM 18603 contains these coding sequences:
- a CDS encoding thioredoxin family protein: MKALTISLLFLFSSAVTWLGDFKEASLEASKQHKLIVINFSGSDWCGPCIRLRKEILESTTFENYASDHLILVRADFPRQKKNQLSKEQTKLNEALADKYNPDGKFPFTLLVDEHGKVLKTWDGFPDVSPENFVSQIDQYAQH; encoded by the coding sequence ATGAAAGCTTTAACTATTTCCCTATTGTTTTTGTTCAGCTCGGCTGTTACCTGGCTCGGCGACTTTAAAGAGGCCAGCCTTGAAGCCTCAAAACAGCACAAACTGATTGTTATTAATTTTTCGGGCTCGGATTGGTGCGGCCCATGTATCCGCCTGCGGAAAGAAATACTGGAATCGACCACGTTTGAAAACTACGCTTCAGACCACCTTATACTGGTGCGCGCCGATTTCCCCCGGCAAAAAAAGAACCAGCTGAGCAAAGAACAAACTAAACTGAACGAAGCCCTGGCCGATAAGTATAACCCCGACGGTAAATTTCCGTTCACGCTCCTGGTTGATGAGCACGGCAAGGTACTCAAAACATGGGACGGCTTTCCGGATGTTTCCCCCGAAAATTTTGTAAGCCAGATTGATCAATATGCCCAACACTGA
- a CDS encoding DUF5977 domain-containing protein codes for MKKIILFFITILSGNIIFAQSFSGPSSALTGSTITLTAVGETAQGFNTTGYNFNAITQIDNSQTVVTSPSGVNPNLVNFSVTQVVNVYGSSNQPTTIKVSVSNPTNFAITARFYIQCTYYTGVTSHSGYISYTITVNPTPPTYGNSPQSATFTKNNCGPGYVGTQVTITVPANQFTSNISYPDANQKAINYLNAQGQSSANAQGTCLTAIFVRTEFLNSYTVTTDHKTWNEQANQYITDGTTDVTFADITLKTYSDAACTIPLSLTNPLTVNISQSSTYGPTTQLSYTVPAGSSSLELKSAFPVLVVDNTNYDYDENIFRWDVIANGTDYVAKPTN; via the coding sequence ATGAAAAAAATCATCTTATTTTTTATCACAATTTTAAGCGGCAATATTATTTTTGCCCAATCTTTTTCAGGCCCATCGTCGGCCTTAACGGGCTCAACTATTACTCTGACTGCAGTTGGTGAAACAGCACAAGGTTTTAATACTACAGGATATAACTTTAACGCGATAACACAAATTGATAATAGCCAAACGGTAGTTACTTCGCCGTCTGGTGTAAATCCCAACTTGGTAAACTTCAGCGTAACACAAGTAGTTAACGTATACGGCTCCTCAAATCAACCAACTACAATTAAAGTAAGTGTATCAAATCCAACCAATTTTGCTATAACAGCAAGGTTTTATATCCAATGCACTTACTATACAGGGGTTACATCGCATAGCGGATATATATCCTATACAATAACAGTCAATCCAACTCCACCTACGTATGGCAACAGCCCACAATCTGCAACGTTCACAAAAAATAATTGCGGACCAGGTTATGTAGGTACGCAGGTAACTATTACAGTTCCTGCAAATCAATTTACTTCAAATATTTCTTATCCGGATGCAAATCAAAAAGCGATAAACTATCTTAATGCACAAGGTCAAAGTTCGGCAAATGCACAAGGGACTTGTTTAACCGCTATTTTTGTCCGTACTGAATTCCTTAATTCTTATACTGTCACAACTGATCATAAAACATGGAATGAACAAGCTAATCAATATATTACGGATGGCACAACGGACGTAACATTTGCGGACATAACATTAAAAACCTATAGTGATGCAGCTTGTACCATACCATTGTCTCTAACAAATCCGTTAACGGTAAATATATCCCAAAGCTCTACTTACGGGCCAACGACCCAGCTTTCATATACAGTACCTGCTGGCTCTTCGTCACTAGAACTTAAGAGTGCATTCCCTGTATTGGTAGTTGACAATACAAATTATGACTATGATGAGAACATATTTAGATGGGATGTAATAGCTAACGGTACCGATTACGTTGCTAAACCAACTAATTAA
- a CDS encoding outer membrane beta-barrel protein: MNYIDFLIDNSISIDTLRKNSYFLGEYQISAKNLVLHEVKIKKKRYNDTTRIDLSKRVFERSVMVSDLFSSQMGFSKDAKGQLYFKGKAVSDVLVNNGSFFGKNNMDIYSLLPALVINNIEVTESDIDSVTNTTMLRPTVKVNISLKDKFNKGKFGNANIGGGTLDRYLVNANLYTYRDKEQFSISANSNNVNIGDNLIGQPIVKFSTNSNYANANSLKLFYRNILFKKIEIEFTVKGNFENKDFRSESERQDQTIDQFSKVVNTIRSKTFGISETGFSLNYKIDPLNTIAFSQKLEYNKLKETDSLNYNISFNGNNTVSQQFKNRNITNYLLSSKMLYSKRFTSKKGRLLTIDINKDNYNPETSEINDVVNLHNDAFSRYFVNGRRHADESDITLNTNFTEPIGDASNIVFFAVYKTDHINYQSDIDSDTIKAELNNLFKVSNQYYQSGIKVQKTFDKISLNGAVSEILNLRSVSGTAYDAARYFHINSSVKLDYKINSKKNLLLDFITETHYPDINQLTNITNTFDLISQMNSNVKLIPEQKTSIRLEYNIKKTDQERLSFTGGADYFRSKFGSNITYTPNGIQNFFLDNIGNSKSGQLGFSIFKNITDKFYLNYNSSISYQETPAIVDRALFVNNGVNLNQSFSTSKEIVKSVLSITPVVSFFFNKSYYNSTSSVITNIIYSDNIAVNLYTIQINLYPYANYNHSITNNLSFSMNAAIKKNILKKYGTLWIQGYDIFNSFKFNNNYAGSTYTQSTSYSNLNRYIIIGFSLQFNNMK; this comes from the coding sequence TTGAACTACATAGATTTCCTGATCGATAATTCCATATCAATTGATACTTTACGTAAAAACAGTTACTTTTTAGGAGAATATCAAATCAGCGCTAAAAATCTGGTGCTTCATGAAGTAAAAATTAAAAAAAAGAGATACAACGATACGACCAGGATAGATTTGTCAAAAAGGGTTTTCGAACGGTCCGTAATGGTCAGTGATTTATTTTCTTCACAGATGGGTTTCTCAAAAGATGCGAAAGGTCAACTGTATTTCAAAGGGAAAGCTGTATCCGACGTTTTAGTAAACAACGGCAGTTTTTTTGGAAAAAACAATATGGATATTTATAGCTTACTGCCTGCGTTAGTAATCAATAACATAGAGGTTACAGAAAGTGATATCGACAGCGTTACTAATACAACCATGCTAAGGCCCACTGTAAAAGTTAATATCAGCCTCAAAGATAAATTTAACAAAGGCAAATTTGGAAACGCCAATATAGGTGGGGGTACACTTGATAGATATCTGGTTAATGCAAACCTTTATACTTACAGGGACAAGGAGCAATTTTCAATAAGTGCTAATTCTAATAATGTTAATATCGGCGATAACCTTATCGGGCAACCTATTGTTAAATTTTCAACAAATTCCAATTATGCCAATGCAAATAGCTTAAAGTTATTTTATCGGAATATATTATTCAAAAAAATTGAAATAGAGTTTACTGTAAAAGGCAACTTTGAAAATAAGGATTTCAGATCGGAGTCTGAAAGACAAGATCAAACTATTGATCAGTTTTCAAAAGTAGTAAACACCATTCGTTCCAAAACATTTGGAATATCGGAAACGGGCTTTAGCCTTAATTATAAAATTGATCCGCTAAATACTATTGCTTTTTCACAAAAGCTTGAGTACAATAAATTAAAAGAAACGGATTCTTTGAATTACAATATTTCATTCAACGGTAATAACACGGTTTCTCAGCAATTTAAAAACAGAAATATCACCAACTATCTTTTATCCTCCAAAATGCTTTATAGTAAAAGATTTACATCAAAAAAAGGACGTTTGTTAACCATTGACATCAATAAAGATAACTATAACCCCGAAACAAGTGAGATTAATGATGTTGTTAATCTGCATAATGATGCTTTTTCCCGGTATTTTGTTAATGGAAGACGGCATGCGGATGAAAGCGATATTACATTAAATACAAATTTCACAGAACCTATCGGAGATGCTTCAAACATTGTTTTTTTTGCTGTTTATAAAACAGACCATATTAACTATCAATCTGATATTGATAGCGACACCATAAAAGCCGAATTGAATAACCTCTTTAAAGTATCCAATCAATATTACCAATCAGGTATCAAGGTCCAAAAAACCTTTGATAAAATATCTTTAAATGGCGCTGTGTCCGAAATACTCAATTTAAGAAGCGTGTCGGGTACAGCATACGATGCTGCCCGGTATTTTCACATTAACTCCAGTGTTAAATTGGATTATAAAATCAACTCAAAAAAAAATCTACTTTTAGATTTTATCACCGAGACACATTATCCGGATATCAATCAGTTGACAAACATTACCAATACTTTCGATCTGATATCGCAAATGAACAGCAATGTTAAATTGATACCAGAACAAAAAACCAGTATCAGGTTAGAATACAATATAAAAAAAACAGACCAGGAACGTTTATCCTTTACCGGGGGGGCTGATTATTTCAGGTCGAAATTCGGGTCTAATATAACTTATACACCTAATGGTATTCAAAATTTTTTTTTGGATAATATAGGAAATTCAAAATCGGGGCAGTTGGGCTTCTCTATATTTAAAAACATTACCGATAAGTTTTATTTAAACTATAATTCATCCATCAGTTATCAGGAAACACCTGCAATTGTTGATCGTGCACTTTTTGTAAATAATGGCGTAAATCTTAATCAGTCATTTTCAACTTCAAAAGAAATTGTCAAATCTGTATTATCAATAACTCCGGTAGTATCTTTTTTTTTCAACAAAAGCTACTACAATTCAACGAGTTCTGTGATAACCAACATTATTTATTCAGACAATATAGCTGTCAATTTATACACCATACAAATCAACCTTTATCCTTATGCAAATTATAATCATAGCATTACAAACAACCTTTCGTTTTCAATGAATGCTGCTATAAAAAAAAATATATTGAAAAAGTATGGTACGCTATGGATACAAGGATACGATATATTCAATTCTTTTAAGTTCAATAATAATTATGCCGGATCTACTTATACACAATCCACAAGTTATTCTAATTTAAACAGATATATCATCATCGGTTTTAGTTTACAATTTAATAATATGAAATAA
- a CDS encoding TonB-dependent receptor domain-containing protein, which translates to MAAVTPIITNTSLVGTLYTPQADALYDNANRLGEYGPRFEGQLLRQYDSPYNALTGVRTPTPWTARGVNNYDNFAQQGYTNTSNLAFSGSGTNYSTRFSYSHLYQKGIFPNTAINSDNFNLSASYNINSKLTIDGNINYNKQYSPNIPEVTYGPQSYIYMFKVYGSADYDVRDLEDIYKGPQGVPDLVQYAQEYGRLNNPWFVAKKWLRGHDKTDIYAYLKLNYKFNNDLNLSLRSQVSSWNQKKTEQVPSSANLNSYTGIISDYSFGWYGDYREDDRQLFENNTDIALNYNHKFSKWNVSGLLGGNNRTFTYNSFYGTTKGLALPNAYTLSNSTLPAVEFTWNSKMQVYSAFYSADFGYDKYFNLNTTGRVDNLSTLPKDNNTFFYPSASLSTVVSDYIQLPEFISFLKFRASVAEVKGALTQASIGSALTQVTGYSMNTYLGYSSDVLTPYDGPSYANQNSATSSTFYNGTPSVTYNNTLANKTLKPYNRLSFEYGADIRLLKNRIGFDFTYFDTDNGPQIYPYPIPPSTAYTAVNYNVITTKRNGFELAFNASILKKPKGLNWDMTVNYSTFKETLSKVFEDNTAVTTLTLGNHTYKIGDRLDEVYGTKYLRDGNGNVVYNTSGVLLTAAGNNAQTTGSLGFLNPDFTFGINNRFSYKAFSLSFQFDGRIGGKIYDYNYYATRQGGTDLSTVTGVIGAARYAEWLSTKTGTQAPTPALIGNELGPGVVITSGTPVFANGVIANIDQLTFGPNTKAILVQAYLNGNAIKGIDEAWMVSRSFAKLREVTLGYNLPSSLLKNTFIKSASFSLVGRNLLYFAARKDFDIDQYASGFNSSDRSTQNNNGLQSSTTRKYGFNINLSF; encoded by the coding sequence ATGGCCGCGGTAACGCCTATCATTACGAATACCAGTCTAGTAGGCACACTTTACACACCCCAAGCAGATGCCCTGTATGATAATGCAAACCGTTTAGGAGAATACGGCCCACGTTTTGAAGGTCAGTTATTACGACAGTATGATAGCCCATATAACGCGCTTACCGGCGTTAGAACGCCAACCCCATGGACAGCAAGGGGTGTTAACAATTACGATAATTTTGCCCAGCAGGGTTATACCAATACAAGCAATCTTGCTTTCAGCGGTAGCGGCACCAACTATTCTACCCGTTTTTCATATTCTCACTTATATCAAAAAGGTATTTTCCCAAATACAGCGATAAATTCCGACAACTTTAACCTGAGTGCCAGTTATAACATCAACTCAAAGTTAACTATTGATGGTAATATTAACTATAATAAACAATATAGCCCTAACATCCCGGAAGTTACTTACGGTCCGCAAAGCTACATTTATATGTTTAAGGTATATGGCTCGGCAGACTATGACGTACGCGATCTGGAAGACATTTACAAAGGTCCTCAAGGTGTTCCCGACCTGGTTCAATACGCTCAGGAGTATGGTCGTTTGAACAATCCTTGGTTCGTTGCCAAAAAATGGTTACGCGGCCATGATAAAACTGACATTTACGCTTACTTAAAATTAAATTACAAATTCAACAACGATCTGAATCTGAGTTTACGCTCGCAAGTAAGCAGCTGGAACCAGAAGAAAACAGAGCAGGTGCCTTCATCAGCTAACTTAAACAGCTATACCGGTATCATTTCAGATTATTCTTTCGGCTGGTATGGCGACTATCGTGAAGACGACCGCCAATTGTTCGAGAACAACACTGATATAGCCCTGAACTACAATCACAAATTCAGCAAATGGAATGTTAGCGGCTTATTAGGCGGTAACAACCGTACATTTACCTACAACTCCTTCTATGGCACAACCAAAGGTCTTGCTCTGCCTAACGCCTATACCTTATCTAACTCAACATTACCAGCAGTAGAATTTACCTGGAACTCTAAGATGCAGGTGTATAGTGCTTTCTACTCGGCAGACTTTGGTTATGATAAATATTTCAACCTGAACACCACTGGCCGTGTAGATAACCTATCTACTTTGCCCAAGGATAACAATACATTCTTCTACCCTTCGGCGTCATTATCGACGGTTGTTTCAGATTACATTCAATTGCCCGAATTTATCTCTTTCTTAAAATTCCGTGCCTCTGTAGCCGAAGTAAAAGGCGCTTTAACACAAGCTTCAATCGGTTCAGCTTTAACCCAGGTTACCGGCTATTCAATGAATACTTATTTAGGTTACAGCAGCGATGTGCTTACCCCTTACGATGGCCCGAGCTACGCTAACCAAAACTCAGCTACGTCTTCTACCTTTTATAACGGCACTCCTTCCGTAACTTATAACAATACGTTAGCCAACAAAACTTTAAAACCTTACAACCGTTTATCTTTTGAGTATGGTGCTGACATCCGTTTATTAAAAAACCGTATAGGCTTTGATTTCACTTACTTTGATACCGATAACGGTCCTCAAATTTATCCTTATCCAATCCCCCCTTCAACTGCTTATACGGCTGTTAACTACAATGTTATCACCACAAAACGCAACGGTTTTGAATTAGCATTTAATGCAAGTATCCTAAAAAAACCCAAGGGTTTGAATTGGGACATGACTGTAAACTACTCAACATTTAAAGAAACCTTATCTAAAGTTTTTGAAGACAACACGGCAGTAACCACGCTTACGCTGGGTAACCATACTTATAAAATTGGCGATAGGTTAGATGAGGTGTACGGCACCAAATACCTGCGCGATGGTAACGGTAACGTTGTTTATAACACCTCTGGGGTTTTACTGACAGCTGCAGGCAACAACGCTCAAACTACGGGCTCTTTAGGTTTCCTTAACCCCGACTTTACCTTTGGTATCAATAACAGATTCTCTTACAAAGCATTTAGCCTGAGCTTCCAGTTTGACGGCCGCATAGGGGGTAAAATCTACGATTATAACTATTACGCTACCCGTCAAGGTGGTACAGACTTATCAACCGTAACTGGCGTAATAGGCGCAGCCCGGTACGCTGAATGGTTGTCAACCAAAACCGGTACACAGGCCCCAACACCAGCTTTGATTGGTAACGAGTTAGGTCCAGGCGTGGTGATCACTTCTGGTACGCCAGTATTTGCTAACGGTGTTATCGCAAATATTGATCAACTTACTTTTGGTCCTAATACCAAGGCTATCTTAGTTCAGGCTTACCTAAACGGTAATGCAATTAAAGGCATCGATGAAGCGTGGATGGTAAGCCGCTCTTTCGCCAAATTACGCGAAGTTACTTTAGGATATAATTTACCTTCAAGCCTGTTAAAAAATACCTTTATTAAAAGCGCTTCTTTTTCGCTTGTGGGTCGCAACCTATTATATTTTGCCGCACGTAAGGATTTTGATATCGACCAATACGCTTCTGGCTTTAACTCAAGTGATCGTTCAACCCAGAACAATAACGGCTTGCAGAGTTCAACCACCCGCAAATACGGTTTTAATATAAATCTGTCATTTTAA
- a CDS encoding SusD/RagB family nutrient-binding outer membrane lipoprotein, with protein sequence MKKTLKIVVATLTLAVTITSCQKGDLVSNPNAANADATVPVALILNHITATLIRQEEMPFGNDATNNKNAYKASQYMVSNYDKYWGTNSYDWSYTAHSYDILKYTIQLEVQAKAQLGATNNKYLALAKFFRAYAFIWLTQRVGDIPMSQTGDPIAYPTPTFDSQHDVYKNCLQLLDDANTSLNSIITPATQGTVFNAAGDIFGLTNLQWQKLINTYRLRVLISLSKRADDNADLNIKTQFATIVNNPTTYPIMTANSDNMVYKYNSVNLYPNFASGSDSYNNYLCIGKPIIDITTSTADPRTFLLATPVDKANYASFASYRGAPTGTDVSILLATSSNYSNFNGSRYFGIKTGATAEPFIFIGYPEMCFNIAEAINRGWVGTLTAADAKSWYDKGVLASFANFGLTLNATANQSIRVSDVGTGTYGNVTTDYATFLANIAYNTTTPATALNQILTQKYVAMVMNSGWESFYNYRRTGVPAFATGPANTGYKTTGGIIPRRFLYPLDEINANGANYNASLNTQFGGTDDVTKDMWLTK encoded by the coding sequence ATGAAAAAAACATTAAAAATCGTGGTTGCTACGCTAACATTGGCTGTTACGATTACCAGTTGCCAAAAGGGCGATCTGGTTTCTAACCCAAATGCAGCTAATGCCGATGCAACCGTACCAGTAGCCTTAATTTTAAATCACATTACGGCTACACTTATACGCCAGGAAGAAATGCCTTTTGGTAACGATGCCACAAACAACAAAAACGCTTACAAAGCGAGCCAATATATGGTATCTAATTATGATAAATACTGGGGTACCAACAGTTACGACTGGAGTTATACCGCCCACTCTTATGATATCCTGAAATATACTATACAATTAGAAGTTCAGGCCAAAGCACAATTAGGCGCAACTAACAACAAGTATCTGGCCCTTGCTAAATTCTTCCGTGCTTATGCTTTCATCTGGCTTACTCAACGTGTTGGTGATATCCCAATGAGTCAAACAGGCGACCCTATTGCTTATCCTACGCCAACTTTTGACAGTCAGCATGATGTCTATAAAAATTGCCTGCAATTGTTAGATGATGCAAATACCTCGTTGAACTCAATAATAACTCCGGCAACACAAGGAACGGTATTTAATGCTGCTGGCGATATTTTCGGCCTTACAAATTTACAGTGGCAAAAACTGATCAACACCTATCGTTTGCGTGTGCTGATCAGCCTGAGTAAAAGGGCAGATGACAATGCCGACCTAAACATTAAAACTCAGTTTGCAACCATTGTTAACAACCCAACTACCTATCCCATTATGACCGCTAACAGCGACAATATGGTTTATAAATACAATTCGGTTAATTTATACCCAAACTTTGCCTCGGGTAGCGACTCTTATAACAACTATCTGTGTATAGGCAAACCTATTATTGATATTACAACCTCTACCGCTGATCCGCGTACCTTTTTGTTGGCTACCCCGGTAGATAAAGCCAACTATGCATCCTTTGCCAGCTATCGCGGTGCTCCCACCGGTACAGACGTTTCAATTTTATTGGCTACCAGCAGCAATTATTCAAATTTTAACGGTTCCCGTTATTTTGGTATTAAAACAGGTGCCACAGCCGAGCCTTTTATCTTTATCGGTTACCCTGAAATGTGCTTCAACATTGCCGAAGCAATCAATCGCGGATGGGTGGGTACGCTTACTGCTGCCGATGCCAAGAGCTGGTATGATAAAGGAGTTTTAGCATCATTTGCTAATTTTGGTTTAACATTAAATGCAACTGCCAACCAATCGATCAGGGTTTCTGACGTAGGTACAGGTACTTATGGTAACGTTACCACTGATTATGCTACCTTTCTGGCTAATATTGCTTATAATACGACTACTCCCGCCACTGCTTTAAATCAGATTTTGACCCAAAAATATGTGGCCATGGTTATGAATTCAGGTTGGGAATCCTTTTATAACTACCGCCGTACCGGTGTTCCAGCATTTGCTACAGGGCCTGCAAATACCGGTTATAAAACTACCGGAGGTATCATCCCTCGTCGTTTTCTGTATCCATTAGACGAAATTAACGCTAACGGTGCCAACTACAACGCATCATTAAATACACAATTTGGTGGTACTGATGATGTAACGAAAGACATGTGGTTAACTAAATAA
- a CDS encoding tyrosine-protein phosphatase, translating to MKKILFLFTLAIISHSVFAQVADSTKRKVNLQGAVNFRDLGGYTTQDGHHVKWGKIYRSADLSKLTDADLAELKNRKITYDVDLRGTQESKAAPDRLNPNTDYILCPAGSENLGEWMKNIGTLKGNGGDSLMTVFYANSQYFKDRYKPFFDKLLAVPNQESLVFHCSAGKDRTGIGAALLLYSLGVPYDVIVNDYLASDYYRKAESARSVAGMVQLMHIDPEVAKSMLGVKKEYIDASFSAIKTQYGSVDNFLKNEIGLDAAKTKMLKNKFLE from the coding sequence ATGAAAAAGATCTTATTTTTATTCACGTTGGCAATCATCTCGCACTCGGTTTTCGCCCAGGTTGCCGATAGCACCAAACGCAAAGTAAATTTACAAGGTGCCGTAAACTTCAGAGACCTTGGCGGTTATACCACACAAGACGGGCACCATGTTAAGTGGGGCAAAATTTACCGCAGCGCGGATCTGAGCAAACTGACCGATGCCGACCTGGCCGAACTTAAAAACAGAAAGATAACTTATGATGTGGATTTAAGAGGCACCCAGGAATCAAAAGCCGCCCCCGACCGTTTAAACCCTAATACTGATTACATCTTATGCCCTGCAGGTAGCGAGAACCTGGGCGAATGGATGAAGAACATCGGTACCCTGAAAGGTAACGGAGGCGATTCGCTGATGACGGTTTTTTATGCCAATTCCCAATACTTTAAAGATAGGTACAAACCCTTTTTTGATAAATTACTTGCCGTACCCAACCAGGAAAGCTTAGTTTTCCATTGCTCGGCCGGTAAAGACAGAACAGGCATTGGCGCCGCTTTACTACTTTACAGCTTAGGTGTACCTTATGATGTTATTGTAAACGATTATTTGGCATCTGATTATTACCGCAAAGCTGAAAGCGCAAGGTCTGTTGCTGGTATGGTTCAGCTCATGCATATCGACCCCGAAGTAGCTAAATCCATGTTGGGCGTAAAAAAGGAATATATTGATGCCTCTTTTAGCGCAATCAAAACCCAATACGGTTCGGTTGATAATTTTTTAAAAAATGAGATAGGGCTTGATGCAGCCAAAACTAAAATGCTTAAAAATAAGTTTTTAGAATAA
- a CDS encoding QcrA and Rieske domain-containing protein, protein MDRKNFLTMVGMSAASFALINCIGCSKSSDSGSSSGVSGPTGVDFTLDLTASANAALLTNGGSLKSNGVIVARTTTGAYIAVQQSCTHESYPLVFQGSNQQFYCNNHGATFSQTGAVTGGPTNKSLTTYTTVLTGTSLRVHS, encoded by the coding sequence ATGGACAGGAAAAACTTTCTTACGATGGTTGGCATGAGTGCCGCTTCATTCGCGCTAATAAACTGTATAGGCTGCTCAAAAAGCTCAGATTCCGGCTCATCATCGGGCGTAAGCGGCCCAACTGGGGTAGACTTCACGCTCGATTTAACAGCATCGGCCAATGCCGCGCTGTTAACCAACGGCGGCTCGTTAAAAAGCAATGGCGTTATTGTGGCCAGAACCACCACCGGCGCCTACATAGCCGTGCAGCAATCGTGCACACACGAGAGTTATCCGCTGGTTTTCCAGGGTTCTAATCAACAGTTTTATTGCAATAACCACGGCGCAACCTTTAGCCAAACCGGGGCAGTAACCGGTGGCCCAACAAACAAATCGTTAACAACGTATACCACTGTATTAACAGGTACCTCATTAAGGGTGCATTCCTGA
- a CDS encoding helix-turn-helix domain-containing protein yields MEQDVLIQISHRIKERRREKNLTIQELADKASVSKGLISQIENSRTIPSLMVLIEIIKGLDVDLNKFFKDISFPSGQALAVIKRKEEYEPFEKESAIGFRYHRIFTQNINPSTVDIVLLELEPNATRPMVQTEAFEYKYIISGQIEYQFNDARYQLNAGDSILFDGRVPHTPVNPSSTSAIILVIYFFESE; encoded by the coding sequence ATGGAACAAGACGTACTGATACAAATAAGCCACCGGATAAAGGAAAGAAGAAGAGAAAAGAATCTTACCATACAAGAACTTGCCGATAAAGCCAGCGTAAGTAAGGGCTTGATTTCGCAAATAGAAAACAGCCGCACTATACCATCCCTTATGGTACTTATAGAGATTATTAAGGGCTTGGATGTTGATTTGAATAAATTTTTTAAAGACATCAGCTTCCCATCCGGGCAAGCGCTGGCTGTGATTAAAAGAAAAGAGGAGTATGAGCCGTTTGAAAAAGAATCCGCTATCGGATTCAGGTATCATCGTATCTTCACTCAAAACATCAATCCGTCTACAGTTGATATTGTATTGCTTGAATTGGAACCTAATGCCACCCGGCCAATGGTACAAACTGAGGCCTTCGAATACAAATACATCATCAGCGGGCAAATAGAATATCAATTTAACGATGCCCGCTATCAGCTAAACGCTGGCGATTCCATACTTTTTGACGGGAGGGTGCCACATACGCCCGTTAATCCAAGCAGTACGAGTGCAATTATACTGGTAATTTACTTTTTTGAATCGGAGTAA
- a CDS encoding carboxypeptidase-like regulatory domain-containing protein — protein sequence MKQKLLKLSRMLLIMVTALISWGNLFAQNNTVRGIVVDDANQPLPGVSVLLKGTTTGTATGANGRFTISASKGEVLVFSSLGFNKQEVTVTKDLNISVKMVSSSNSLTEVVVTAYGVKKEVKNLGYAVQEVKGADLIKARDANPINSLAGKVAGLSVGASAEMFGRPELVLRGSKDLLFVVDGSPVNSDTWNISPDDIETYSILKGPNAAALYGSRGINGAIVITTKKGTKDAKGWEVNFNNSLVFDGSWIAVPEAQTEYGRGNAYHYEYQSSRHTLHTPSRCPV from the coding sequence ATGAAACAAAAACTACTCAAGTTGTCGCGGATGCTATTAATCATGGTAACCGCGCTTATCTCATGGGGCAATTTGTTTGCCCAAAACAATACCGTAAGGGGTATTGTTGTTGACGATGCTAACCAGCCTTTGCCCGGCGTTAGCGTATTGCTTAAAGGCACAACTACAGGTACCGCAACGGGGGCCAATGGCCGTTTCACCATTTCAGCTTCTAAAGGTGAGGTTTTGGTGTTCAGCTCGCTTGGTTTTAACAAACAAGAGGTTACTGTTACTAAAGATCTTAACATTTCGGTTAAGATGGTATCCAGTTCAAATTCATTAACCGAAGTAGTTGTTACTGCTTACGGAGTAAAAAAAGAAGTAAAAAACTTAGGCTACGCCGTTCAGGAAGTTAAAGGGGCCGATTTGATCAAGGCCCGTGATGCCAACCCGATCAACTCTTTAGCCGGTAAAGTAGCCGGCTTATCAGTAGGTGCCAGTGCTGAAATGTTTGGCCGCCCGGAATTGGTTTTACGTGGCAGCAAAGACTTGTTATTTGTGGTTGACGGTTCGCCGGTTAACTCTGATACCTGGAACATCAGCCCTGACGATATTGAAACTTACTCGATATTAAAAGGCCCTAACGCGGCGGCCCTGTATGGTTCGCGCGGTATTAACGGTGCTATTGTGATTACAACCAAAAAGGGCACTAAAGATGCCAAAGGCTGGGAAGTTAATTTTAACAACAGCCTTGTTTTTGACGGATCGTGGATAGCCGTTCCTGAAGCCCAAACCGAATATGGCCGCGGTAACGCCTATCATTACGAATACCAGTCTAGTAGGCACACTTTACACACCCCAAGCAGATGCCCTGTATGA